The genomic DNA GaaggacttaccacattctgaacagcaatgaggtttttctcctgtgtgaattcttttgtgccaCTGAAGTTCAAATCTCCTTAGAAACaatttaccacattctggacagcaatgaggtttttctcctgtgtggattattctgtgcctctgaagatagATTATACATGAGaaagacttaccacattctggacagcaatgaggtttttctcctgtgtggataaTTCTGTGCCTCTGACAACTGCTTTTCGTTGAgaatgacttaccacattctggacaacaatgaggtttgtctcctgtgtggattattctgtgcctctgaagattgCTTTTCACTGAGAACAAtttgccacattctggacagcaatgaggtttttctcctgtgtgggttattctgtgcctctgaagatagCTTATACAGGAGAAAAACTTACCACATTCATAACAACAATAtgttttttctccagtgtgaatcttcTTACGCTTATTAACATCACCTTTctgtgtgaattgtttgccacattccaaacaacatttttctccagtgtgaacttggatttctttctccacttgctGTCGATCAGTTTTGATGGTTTCTGTCTGTGTTACTGAAGTAGCAGGGAGACAACTGCACTGCAAAAAGGCTGCTGTCAGGTTCTCTGATCCTCTTGCTGATTTCTTCATACCTTTCTCTTTGTATTGAAGAGAGGGCTGACAAAATGAAGGTGGAGAGAAGCTGCCATTCTTCTGTAAatctgaaagaacacaaacattttaactatTGTTTTTTCCCCTGACATCTTAATCCAAGTCGACTTGCAatatttgagacacaattggttacatttctctcGTTTTTCCAAATAGAGAACAGGCAGGTCACGTGACTTGCtgatggtcacatggtgtcaatagCTGAATTTGAACCTGCAACTTCAGAGTTTGATGTCCAAATTCCTAAACACTAcccactttaacactagaattaccagaggctacgaaaaaactcgtaaatccgtcccaccttaaatcgcgtcttaaatcagTTTGCatctctccgccagagtcttttgtcatctaaatgtgctgataaacacaagctactagcagccagctattccatccccccaccgtcttagaacgaacttctcctagctcatgccttgccttgatttgattacagtatctgagattgaagtggagttttagagtggaaataatatagcgttatttggaatacacgcatttcatgtgtgttccgtttctatagtagtctgtgcaaacacatttttaaaacagaaacgtttttcatattctaatactAAATGACaacatgtaggcataaactatataacgtatgaagcctgaagtccatatatcaaagaaacactttcacaaaaggtacaaataagagaacacgtgcgcttttattcaaaaatataactgcacaaaaaaaaaaaaagccgcgttagcatgccacattgacactcttactacaaccgtcGCGATGGCGTAATGgcatcagctcctgactgggaatcagagggtggcgagttcgatcccgcacggctccacttcaagaagtgaactgctcttattcttacaattttagaataacaacataaatttgatttcagtctgtaacaggcgctgtaacttatgatactggtaaaggttagctttttttttttttttaaattcacttttcattctcgcagtcgcattcagaatcaatccatacaactccatctgacataaagacacactataggtctgcagtgtaccacgatgcatactaccgaaCCCCCCCTCCACACAAATGGTTCTGACACACAatcgctggcgaagctgccttcttcgtatctcaccatcacttgaaatcaccagttcttagcattgcactacgcaagctgtcgtatcaaccaccaactgtaacttgctttctttattcttcggttatagtcttgaataaaagtgcacttttatttatgtgaaaacagctgtgtcagatggggttgtatggattgattctgaatgcgactgcaagaatgaaaagtaaattaaaaaaaaaaaaaaaaaaaagctaacctttaccagtatcataagttacaccggctgttacagactgaaatcaaatttatgttgttattctaaaattgtaagaataagagcagttcacttctcgaagtggagccgtgcgggatcgaactcgccaccctctgattcccagccAGGAGCTGATGCCATTACGCCATCGCgacggttgtagtaagagtgtcaatgtggcatgctaacgcggcttttttttttttttgtgcagttatatttttgaataaaagcgcacgtgttctcttatttgtaccttttgtgaaagtgtttctttgatatatggacttcaggcttcatacgttatatagtttatgcctacatgttGTCATTTagtattagaatatgaaaaacgtttctgttttaaaaatgtgtttgcacagactactatagaaacggaacacacatgaaatgcgtgtattccaaataacactatattatttccactctaaaactccacttcaatcccagatactgtaatcaaatcaaggcaaggcatgagctaggagaagttcgttctaagacggtggggggatggaatagctggctgctagtagcttgtgtttatcagcacatttagatgacaaaagactctggcggagagatgcaaacggatttaagacgcgatttaaggtgggacggatttacgagttttttcgtaggctctggtaattctagtgttaaacaataaaatcaaacagtacaagtggtggcacactggttggAGTTCTTTCCTCACACTGAGGTGCCATCGTCTGGCCACTCCGTGTGTGGTCTTTACATGTTCTGGTGCTGTCTGTTCAATTTCTCCACCTTTTTCTCATATGTGAAAGACAGGCCTGATCTGATCAATTGATCAGAAATTAAAATCTGCCAATCTTCACTCCAAATTAGCTGATCTTAACATCTGATCTTGAATGAtgaaaagcatacaagacaaagttccaacattaccaaaatacagaaacacgTCTTTGGCAGTCTAACAGTTTCATTGTGTACCTACAAGAGAGAACAAACTTGCGGTTTGTAATATTTGTACAGAAAGACGTCATTCATGGATCCTCTTCTAACACTTTCAACAACACAAACCTTATTCTTCATCTGAGAAGTCAACACAAAAGGGACTGGTGTGAAGAACGAGCTACTCAAAGTCTGAGACGACCAGCAATCTAAGTCTAATTCtttcttctttgcatttatatagtgcttttctcactactcaaagcgctcagcaattgcaggttaagggccttgatcaagggcccaacagagcagagtccctattggcatttacgggattcaaaccggcaaccttccaattgccagtacagatccctggcctcagagccaccactccacctttaaGCGCCAAGCTCAGTCGCCCTCAAATAATGGCAACACTTAGAAAACTCTACCTTATAATACTGACAGCAAGAACGCCAAAAACTTACTGTGACagcaaaaacagtggaattcgtAAGCCTGGACAACCAGCCACGATCAGTTCTGGAAGATGTCACCTTGTAGATCATTTAGATCTATGATTCCATCTGCCAGTGAGTGTTTGTTGactgatttatttgtataactagcaaaatacccgcgcttcgtgcggcgaagtactgctttaaaattttaaaaaataaactgagggaaaatgtaccaataattatttgttaaggatctctttgtataccacgttgtcagttcgcaccgccggttgtaatatgaccaagctgtgcgctgagcttactcttgagcatgcaacgtatagctggccatgtgaaaagcaatcttgcctcaaatcaatgccaatcttttgtagggtctgtccctgagacttattaattgtcattgtgaagcagagccttactggaaatttgaggtgtttgaattgaaatgggagatcagaaggTATAACGGGGacgcgaggaataaaaactctctcccctgagccaccgccagtaaaaatagttgcctcaattaggttcttttgcagacacgtgacctgaagtctcgtgccattacaaagtttcggtggctgtaagtttctcagtaacattattggtgccccaaccttcaaaattagtttatgctcaggagtgcctggaggattcagagtgtggaccgagctgcaggctatggacgtatatatgtacgtaagtaggattcagttagcgcttagaacccgcataccaaatttcttgaagatggtcccattaagtaacaaagaccgttggaaagttcaatatagcggctgacagtggtgtcataccaccgaaataagtacgtacatcggtttcggttagcgcagggaagcagcctaccaaatttcaagaagatggggccataaataagaaagtttaacatggcggacgttgtcgatgatgtgatgagtgagtcagtgagggctttgcctttaattagtatagatgtatatgtgtatgtatactgtatgtgtgtatatatatgtgtgtatatatatatatatatatatatatatatatatatttgggggaggaacgatctcctcaatatgtcagtggagcaggacagtgatagaagatctgcagcatcttattgcagatgttgaatgacgccagccttctaaggaagtatagtcggctctgtcctttctaatATACAGTGGGtcaggaaagtattcagaccccctttgatttttcactctttgtcatattgcagccatttgcttaaatcatttaaattaatttttttcctcattaatgtacactcagcaccccatattgacagacaaaaaaataatttttgaaattgttgcagatttattaaaaaagaaaaactgaaatatcacatggtcctaagtattcagaccctttgctgtgacactcatatatttaactcaggtgctttccatttcttctgatcatccttgagatcaccttcatttgagtccagctgtgtttgattatactgattggacttgattaggaaagccacacacctgtctatagaagaccttacagctcacaatgcatgtcagagcaaatgagaatcatgaggtcaaaggaactgcctgaagagctcagacacagaattgtggcaaggcacagatctggccaaggttacaaaaaaatttctgctgcacttaaggttcccaagagcacagtggcctccataatccttaaatggaagacatttgggatgaccagaacccttcctagagctggccgtccgtctaagctgagctaccggggggagaagagccttggtgagagaggtaaagaagaacccaaagatcactttggctgagctccagagatgcagtcaggagatgggagaaagttgtagaaagtcagccatccaccagtcagggcttaatggcagagtggcctgtcggaagcctctcctcagtgcaagacacatgacagcccgcattgagtttgctaaaagacacctgaaggactctgagatggtgagaaataagattctctggtctgatgagaccaagatagaactttttggccttaattctaagcggtatgtgtggagacaaccaggcactgctcatcacttgtccaatacagtccccacagtgaagcatggcggtggcagcatcatgctgtgggggtgtttttcaggtgcagggacaggacaactggttgcaatcaagggaaagatgaatgcggccaagtacagggatatcctggacaaaaaccttctccagagtgctaagaaCCTCAGattgggccgaaggtttaccttccaacaagacaatgaccctaagcacacaactaaaataaagaaggagtggcttcacaacaactctgtgactgttcttgaatggcccagccagagccctgacttaaacccaattgagcagctctggagagacctaaaaatggctgtccacccaacctgacagaactggagaggatctgcaaggaggaatggcagatccaaatccaggtgtgaaatacttgttgcatctttcccaagaagact from Erpetoichthys calabaricus chromosome 5, fErpCal1.3, whole genome shotgun sequence includes the following:
- the LOC114641539 gene encoding zinc finger protein 665-like isoform X5 produces the protein MASAKEDGIDERTVDIKEEDCERLTLEDVCVKLEDHEEKISVFKEKEECKEVTAAIKADDLNDFSIGLELLKHETEDIFKQDACEESQSSLQPWSTNTGRLATQENSAELKSELLESEEKITEGNGREGEESPGSVGINLQKNGSFSPPSFCQPSLQYKEKGMKKSARGSENLTAAFLQCSCLPATSVTQTETIKTDRQQVEKEIQVHTGEKCCLECGKQFTQKGDVNKRKKIHTGEKTYCCYECGKFFSCISYLQRHRITHTGEKPHCCPECGKLFSVKSNLQRHRIIHTGDKPHCCPECGKSFSTKSSCQRHRIIHTGEKPHCCPECGKSFSCIIYLQRHRIIHTGEKPHCCPECDEQFSDKCNFQRHTEIDTGVKPYCCSQCGKRF